In Dissulfuribacter thermophilus, one genomic interval encodes:
- the eno gene encoding phosphopyruvate hydratase, producing the protein MNTTIKEIRSMEILDSRGNPTVRSWVILEDGSVGVASVPSGASTGENEAVELRDGDPSRYNGKGVLKAVENVTDIIAPRLKGMDARLQAEIDLIMIELDGTNNKGRLGANAILSVSMAVARAASKSLGIPLYSYLGGVNARRLPVPMMNILNGGKHADSSVDLQEFMVMPIGAPNFKEALRYGTETFHALKKLLKESGNPTSVGDEGGFAPNLLKSNEEPVELIVKAIEMAGYKPGEDIAIALDAAASSFYKDGKYVLERSGEGEKSAEEMVELYKAWASKYPVISIEDGLAEDDWDGFGLITKELGDRVQIVGDDIFVTNTEFIKKGIEKGAANSVLIKLNQIGTVTETIEAIELCKKAGWNFVVSHRSGETEDDFIADFTVAMGGSQIKTGSACRSERLSKYNRLFEIECELGRAAIFENPL; encoded by the coding sequence ATGAACACCACTATTAAAGAAATTCGTTCAATGGAGATCCTGGATTCCAGAGGGAATCCAACGGTTCGTTCATGGGTAATCCTTGAGGATGGAAGTGTTGGAGTAGCATCTGTACCATCTGGCGCATCCACAGGTGAAAATGAAGCAGTGGAGCTGAGGGATGGAGATCCATCCAGATATAATGGAAAGGGTGTATTGAAAGCAGTAGAAAATGTGACAGACATAATTGCTCCTAGACTCAAGGGTATGGATGCAAGGCTTCAGGCGGAGATCGACCTAATCATGATTGAGCTTGATGGTACCAATAACAAAGGGCGTTTGGGGGCAAATGCAATCCTCTCTGTATCTATGGCAGTTGCTAGAGCTGCTTCAAAAAGTCTTGGCATCCCGCTTTATTCTTATCTTGGTGGGGTAAATGCCAGGCGCCTTCCTGTACCTATGATGAATATCCTCAACGGTGGAAAACACGCTGATAGTTCTGTTGATCTACAGGAATTTATGGTTATGCCTATTGGGGCTCCAAATTTTAAGGAGGCACTGAGATACGGTACAGAGACCTTTCATGCACTAAAAAAACTTCTCAAGGAATCTGGCAATCCAACCAGTGTAGGAGACGAGGGAGGATTCGCTCCAAATCTATTGAAGAGCAATGAAGAGCCAGTTGAACTTATAGTAAAGGCCATAGAAATGGCAGGATACAAGCCAGGTGAAGACATCGCAATAGCCCTTGATGCCGCAGCAAGTTCCTTTTACAAAGATGGAAAGTACGTGCTTGAACGTTCAGGAGAAGGAGAAAAGTCTGCAGAAGAGATGGTTGAGCTCTACAAGGCGTGGGCTTCAAAGTATCCTGTGATTAGTATTGAAGATGGCTTGGCAGAAGATGATTGGGATGGTTTTGGACTCATTACAAAGGAGTTAGGAGACAGGGTCCAAATAGTTGGAGACGACATTTTTGTGACCAATACTGAATTTATTAAGAAGGGTATTGAAAAGGGTGCAGCAAATTCAGTGCTCATAAAGCTGAACCAGATCGGTACGGTAACAGAGACAATCGAGGCCATTGAACTCTGTAAAAAAGCTGGATGGAATTTTGTGGTCTCTCATAGGTCCGGTGAGACAGAAGATGACTTTATTGCAGACTTTACAGTGGCCATGGGTGGAAGCCAAATCAAGACAGGCTCTGCATGTAGAAGTGAAAGGCTTTCAAAATATAATAGGCTATTTGAAATAGAGTGCGAGCTTGGAAGGGCTGCAATCTTTGAAAATCCGTTATAA
- the scpB gene encoding SMC-Scp complex subunit ScpB, giving the protein MSNYSLEAIIEALLFAKGEVLSFNDLATILKSRDPQITNEQIRQAFSSLSRNLESQNRGIELIEVKGGFRLQTKPELKDWIQEIRHLEAPRLSKASIETLSIIAYKQPITKAELEEIRGVDSSAPLRFLLEKGLIRISGRKECPGRPLLYRTSGKFLELFGLKDLRDLPKPKEA; this is encoded by the coding sequence ATGAGTAATTATAGTCTTGAGGCAATAATCGAGGCATTATTATTTGCCAAAGGGGAGGTATTGTCCTTTAATGACCTAGCAACCATCTTAAAGAGTAGGGATCCACAAATAACAAATGAACAAATTCGACAGGCTTTTTCATCACTGTCTAGAAATCTTGAATCTCAAAATCGAGGAATTGAATTAATAGAGGTCAAGGGCGGATTCAGGCTACAGACAAAACCAGAACTCAAAGACTGGATTCAGGAGATAAGACACCTCGAAGCCCCAAGACTAAGCAAGGCCTCTATTGAAACCCTTTCCATTATTGCCTATAAGCAACCTATTACAAAGGCCGAACTCGAGGAAATCAGAGGCGTGGACTCAAGCGCTCCATTGAGGTTTCTATTGGAAAAAGGTTTAATACGTATTTCAGGGAGAAAAGAATGCCCCGGACGCCCGCTTCTCTACAGGACGTCCGGGAAATTTTTGGAACTGTTTGGACTTAAGGATTTAAGAGATCTTCCCAAACCCAAGGAGGCCTAA
- a CDS encoding DUF5052 family protein codes for MNSLFFKRGFFLFILVIALITTSGCTERQRKNLKHFKSDIIGLKRKVTLYDAQGKIIRQWQGRFKIEIQGNYISFIDDNGKDVKISGTVVVEEL; via the coding sequence GTGAATTCATTATTTTTTAAACGGGGCTTCTTTCTGTTCATTTTAGTTATTGCCTTGATCACAACATCTGGGTGCACCGAAAGGCAACGAAAGAATCTCAAGCACTTCAAATCCGATATTATTGGTCTAAAAAGAAAAGTCACACTCTATGATGCTCAGGGCAAGATCATTAGACAGTGGCAGGGAAGATTTAAAATTGAAATCCAGGGCAACTACATCTCTTTTATAGACGATAACGGTAAGGATGTGAAAATAAGCGGAACAGTTGTGGTGGAAGAGCTTTAG
- a CDS encoding CooT family nickel-binding protein: MCQSSVFLIKDGNEQEILKDAILVEPVEDGVKIQALFEAPQVVKAKIEKIDLLKHKIILKEVP, from the coding sequence ATGTGTCAGTCAAGTGTATTTTTGATTAAAGATGGCAATGAACAAGAAATCCTCAAAGACGCCATACTGGTTGAACCAGTAGAAGATGGTGTTAAGATTCAGGCCCTTTTTGAGGCACCGCAAGTGGTAAAGGCAAAAATTGAAAAGATCGATCTTTTGAAACACAAAATAATATTAAAAGAGGTCCCATGA
- the thrC gene encoding threonine synthase, with amino-acid sequence MKYISTRGGIDPIDFSDSVMMGLATDGGLILPENIPTVSEDTLKHWARLPYQDLALEVMKLFASDISEELLEDLIKRSYSTFDHAEVTPVVEFGDLYILELFHGPTYAFKDVALQFLGNLFSHLLSQKGSFMNILGATSGDTGSAAIYGVKGKDNIDIFILHPHGRVSPIQALQMTTVEDENVFNLAIEGNFDDCQTVVKTIFNDLDFKNTYRLGAVNSINWARVLAQVVYYIYAALKLREAGTEDPIHFSVPTGNFGDIFAGFVAREITGDLIGRLILATNENNILTRFVLEGRYQKGKVVPTLSPSMDIQVASNFERYLYYLFGRDGKIVKLTMDEFSRTGIITIDKEQLCLVRKTFSSASINQDETVDTIRRFYKRYSYVIDPHTAVGVAAAQRLRAELPPGPIVCLATAHPAKFPGAVRKAIGREPQRPYGLQGLEGKKQRYKVLPPNVDEVKKYIKSVGLKDL; translated from the coding sequence ATGAAATACATAAGTACAAGAGGCGGCATAGATCCTATTGACTTTAGTGATTCAGTAATGATGGGCCTTGCAACAGATGGAGGCCTTATTTTACCGGAGAACATACCTACAGTTTCTGAGGATACCCTTAAACACTGGGCACGGCTTCCATACCAAGATTTGGCCTTGGAAGTAATGAAACTATTTGCCTCAGACATTTCCGAAGAACTGCTTGAAGATCTTATTAAAAGATCCTACAGCACTTTTGACCATGCAGAGGTAACACCTGTAGTCGAATTTGGAGATCTTTACATACTAGAACTCTTTCACGGTCCAACGTATGCATTTAAAGATGTAGCCCTCCAGTTTTTGGGAAATCTCTTTTCTCATCTACTTTCCCAAAAAGGTTCTTTTATGAATATCCTTGGGGCCACCTCTGGAGATACAGGAAGTGCTGCAATCTATGGGGTAAAGGGAAAAGACAACATAGATATCTTTATACTCCACCCCCATGGAAGGGTAAGCCCTATACAGGCCCTTCAAATGACTACAGTTGAAGACGAAAATGTCTTCAATCTCGCTATAGAGGGGAACTTTGACGACTGCCAGACAGTGGTTAAGACCATTTTTAATGACCTTGATTTTAAAAATACATATAGACTTGGGGCGGTCAATTCTATTAACTGGGCCAGGGTCCTTGCCCAGGTGGTCTACTACATATACGCAGCACTAAAGCTCAGAGAGGCAGGCACTGAAGATCCTATTCACTTCTCAGTACCTACTGGGAACTTTGGAGATATCTTTGCAGGGTTTGTGGCAAGGGAGATTACAGGAGATCTCATCGGAAGACTAATTCTTGCCACAAATGAAAACAATATCCTTACACGCTTCGTCCTTGAGGGCAGATACCAAAAGGGCAAAGTAGTCCCCACTTTAAGCCCCTCTATGGATATACAGGTGGCAAGTAACTTTGAAAGATACCTTTATTATCTCTTCGGTAGAGATGGTAAAATAGTAAAATTGACCATGGACGAATTTTCTAGAACTGGGATTATTACCATTGACAAGGAACAACTGTGTTTAGTTAGAAAGACCTTTTCAAGCGCATCAATCAATCAGGATGAAACCGTTGATACTATTAGACGATTCTATAAACGTTATTCCTATGTCATAGATCCACACACAGCTGTAGGCGTAGCAGCAGCCCAGAGGCTAAGGGCTGAACTACCTCCTGGACCAATTGTGTGTCTTGCCACTGCTCATCCTGCCAAATTCCCAGGGGCAGTTAGAAAGGCAATAGGGAGGGAGCCTCAAAGACCATATGGACTCCAGGGGCTTGAAGGTAAAAAGCAGAGATATAAGGTTTTGCCTCCAAATGTCGATGAAGTAAAAAAATATATAAAGTCAGTGGGTCTCAAAGACCTTTAA
- a CDS encoding DnaJ C-terminal domain-containing protein, whose protein sequence is MTQGKDYYKILGVSKDASPEEIKKAFRKLALKYHPDRHKGDKEAEERFKEINEAYAVLSDPEKRRQYDTFGTNEFHQHFSREDIFKDFDFTNLFKDLGIGGVGFSRIFFGGTGHGFGLDDVFSQIFETNREGGYGFTGDPSFKYANPKGQDVVLELPLTIMEMVSGGKKIISLRTGNAPEKIAVTIPKGIQPGKKIRIPGKGAVGPGGRGDLYLLVKHDPNEPYKLEGLDWELEKTIPFSEACLGTKIEVPLYDGSIVKLKVPPGTQCGQRLRIRGKGLPGKFGVKGDGYVKIKVDVPKRLTREQKRVLEELKNVGL, encoded by the coding sequence ATGACGCAAGGAAAAGATTATTACAAGATACTAGGTGTTTCAAAGGACGCTTCGCCAGAAGAAATAAAAAAGGCCTTTAGAAAGTTGGCTTTAAAATATCATCCCGACAGGCATAAAGGTGATAAGGAAGCAGAAGAAAGGTTTAAGGAAATCAATGAGGCCTACGCCGTCTTGAGTGATCCTGAAAAGAGGCGTCAGTATGATACCTTTGGAACCAATGAGTTCCACCAGCATTTTTCAAGGGAAGATATATTTAAAGACTTTGATTTTACCAACCTCTTTAAGGACCTAGGTATTGGCGGGGTAGGCTTTAGCAGGATTTTTTTCGGCGGAACAGGCCATGGATTTGGCCTTGATGACGTGTTCAGTCAGATCTTCGAAACCAATAGGGAAGGGGGATATGGCTTTACAGGGGATCCTTCATTTAAGTATGCAAACCCTAAAGGCCAGGACGTAGTCCTTGAACTCCCTTTGACTATTATGGAAATGGTCAGTGGCGGCAAGAAGATTATATCTCTTAGGACTGGAAACGCCCCAGAAAAGATTGCCGTCACAATACCAAAGGGCATTCAGCCTGGGAAGAAGATCAGGATCCCTGGAAAAGGTGCTGTTGGACCTGGAGGCAGAGGGGACCTATACCTGTTAGTTAAGCATGATCCCAATGAGCCGTACAAATTAGAAGGCCTTGATTGGGAACTTGAAAAGACCATTCCATTCTCAGAGGCGTGTCTTGGTACCAAAATAGAGGTCCCACTTTATGATGGATCAATTGTAAAACTAAAGGTGCCTCCTGGAACTCAATGCGGACAAAGATTAAGGATTAGAGGTAAGGGACTTCCTGGCAAATTTGGCGTAAAGGGTGATGGTTACGTAAAGATCAAAGTAGATGTACCAAAGCGACTGACTAGAGAACAAAAACGAGTTTTAGAAGAGTTGAAAAATGTTGGTCTATAG